One part of the Myxococcales bacterium genome encodes these proteins:
- the zigA gene encoding zinc metallochaperone GTPase ZigA: MAHTGSSSFDPLPVTVLSGFLGAGKTTLLNHVLANREGLRVAVIVNDMSEVNIDAALVKGQASLRRTDEKLIELSNGCICCTLREDLLIEVAALARENRFDYLLIESTGISEPLPVAETFTFADEQGQSLFDLARLDTLVTVVDAWRFMADWKGEEDLRAREPALEDEDERTVADLLVQQVEFANVLVINKTDLVSPEELDRLEGLLKRLNPTARILRTRHGHVALREVLGTGRFDFEAAEQAPGWLQELRGTHTPETETYGIGSFVYRARSPFHPERFWRLLHERPALWADILRSKGFFWLASRRDLVGSWSQAGGSAICEGAGLWYAALPKEEWPEDAEEREELEAAWQEPYGDRRQELVFIGVDLDEPGIRAALDACLVTQAELDVPEESFADPFPSWLACDDPSHEH; encoded by the coding sequence ATGGCGCATACGGGATCCTCCTCTTTCGACCCTTTGCCTGTCACGGTGCTGTCCGGGTTTTTGGGTGCGGGCAAAACCACGCTGCTCAACCACGTGCTCGCGAACCGCGAGGGCCTGCGCGTTGCGGTCATCGTCAACGACATGAGCGAGGTGAACATCGATGCGGCTTTGGTGAAGGGGCAGGCGTCGTTGCGGCGCACGGACGAAAAGCTCATCGAGCTTTCGAATGGCTGTATCTGCTGCACGCTGCGCGAAGACCTCCTCATCGAGGTGGCCGCGCTGGCGCGGGAGAACCGCTTCGACTACTTGCTCATCGAATCCACGGGGATCTCCGAGCCCCTGCCGGTGGCCGAGACCTTTACCTTCGCTGACGAGCAGGGCCAAAGCCTCTTCGATCTGGCCCGTCTCGACACGCTGGTGACGGTGGTGGACGCCTGGCGCTTCATGGCCGATTGGAAAGGCGAAGAAGACCTGCGCGCTCGCGAACCTGCGCTCGAGGATGAGGACGAGCGCACGGTGGCCGACCTTCTCGTGCAGCAAGTCGAGTTTGCCAACGTGCTCGTCATCAACAAGACGGATCTGGTCTCGCCAGAGGAGCTCGATCGCCTCGAGGGGCTCTTGAAGCGCCTCAACCCCACGGCGCGCATCCTGCGCACACGTCACGGTCACGTGGCTCTGCGCGAGGTGCTGGGCACGGGGCGCTTCGATTTCGAGGCGGCCGAGCAGGCGCCCGGTTGGCTCCAAGAGCTGCGGGGCACCCACACGCCCGAAACAGAGACCTACGGGATTGGCAGCTTCGTGTACCGCGCGCGTTCGCCGTTTCATCCCGAACGGTTCTGGCGCTTGCTGCATGAACGGCCTGCGCTGTGGGCCGACATCCTGCGCTCGAAGGGCTTCTTCTGGTTGGCGTCCCGCAGGGATCTCGTGGGCAGTTGGTCCCAGGCCGGGGGCAGCGCGATCTGTGAAGGGGCGGGGCTGTGGTACGCGGCGCTGCCGAAGGAAGAGTGGCCCGAGGATGCGGAAGAGCGCGAAGAGCTCGAGGCCGCGTGGCAAGAGCCTTACGGTGATCGCCGGCAGGAGCTGGTGTTCATCGGCGTCGATCTCGATGAACCCGGCATCCGCGCCGCCCTGGACGCCTGTCTCGTGACACAGGCGGAGCTTGATGTGCCCGAGGAGAGCTTCGCCGATCCCTTTCCGTCCTGGCTCGCCTGCGACGATCCCTCCCACGAACACTGA
- a CDS encoding DUF1588 domain-containing protein has product MIALTGRARLVPSARGAWFFDKVMCLRPAPLEGVKELFQSSVPMPGESYRSHFQRELNRQEFCRPCHAHFDPVGFALDPFDVVGRLQPKDVYGEPFDTSGVLRYSYTGDFSPPPGNPDGVLPFASLAELGQLLSTHLESQACYAQRWLTYSHAPEDMPTDHVWDKAKHLAETLRAHDGQIRFLIAAVLEERFGS; this is encoded by the coding sequence GTGATTGCGCTCACGGGGCGCGCCCGCCTCGTGCCGTCCGCCCGGGGGGCGTGGTTCTTTGACAAGGTCATGTGTTTGCGGCCCGCGCCCCTCGAAGGCGTGAAGGAACTATTTCAGAGCTCCGTGCCCATGCCCGGCGAAAGTTATCGTTCGCATTTTCAGCGCGAGCTGAACCGTCAAGAGTTCTGCCGGCCCTGTCACGCCCACTTCGACCCGGTCGGCTTTGCCCTCGACCCGTTTGATGTGGTGGGCCGCTTGCAGCCGAAAGACGTCTACGGCGAGCCCTTCGACACGAGCGGCGTGCTCCGTTACTCCTACACAGGCGATTTTTCGCCCCCGCCGGGTAACCCGGATGGCGTGTTGCCGTTTGCCAGCCTGGCTGAGCTCGGCCAGCTCCTCTCCACGCACCTCGAATCGCAGGCCTGTTACGCCCAGCGTTGGCTCACGTACTCACACGCTCCCGAAGACATGCCTACGGACCACGTTTGGGACAAGGCCAAACACCTCGCCGAAACCCTCAGGGCCCACGACGGACAGATTCGGTTTTTGATCGCCGCCGTGCTCGAAGAGCGCTTCGGAAGCTGA
- a CDS encoding DUF1592 domain-containing protein, translated as MDAPVIDKESSMNVWSRSAAWGALFFLCACGVAYDVGPHVDGGSTTQVNSGGQGGGLAPDSVAAPPPAVAIQGIPFACERWGKGNPLGGIAGLIAMENVAFLLWTAPEQQDQQKLALATEAIQTYLPLVETSGDLYCVALHMLENNRAVLGVSSFYRTWLGLDAYPEKDPVLFPGYDHDRLALMARDALDFLVDVTLRGDRNFQRLWTSERPCDPGTRMAEHRRTGPRELGSLRSRPFGRARRDCAHGARPPRAVRPGGVVL; from the coding sequence ATGGACGCGCCGGTTATTGACAAGGAGTCTTCGATGAACGTGTGGTCTCGCTCGGCGGCGTGGGGTGCGTTGTTCTTCCTCTGTGCGTGTGGTGTGGCTTATGACGTGGGCCCGCACGTCGACGGCGGAAGCACGACCCAGGTGAACTCAGGCGGACAGGGCGGTGGACTCGCGCCGGATTCCGTGGCCGCGCCTCCTCCTGCGGTGGCGATCCAGGGGATTCCTTTCGCCTGCGAGCGCTGGGGCAAGGGCAATCCGCTTGGTGGCATCGCGGGTCTGATCGCGATGGAGAACGTGGCGTTCCTGCTTTGGACCGCGCCCGAGCAGCAAGACCAACAAAAGCTCGCCCTCGCAACCGAGGCGATCCAAACCTACCTGCCGCTCGTCGAAACCTCCGGTGACCTCTACTGCGTGGCGCTTCACATGCTGGAGAACAACCGGGCCGTTTTGGGGGTGAGCTCGTTTTACCGAACGTGGCTGGGCCTCGATGCGTATCCCGAAAAGGATCCCGTGCTGTTTCCGGGGTACGACCACGATCGCCTGGCGCTCATGGCCCGTGATGCCCTCGACTTCCTCGTCGACGTCACGTTGCGCGGCGATCGCAACTTCCAGAGGCTGTGGACCTCGGAGCGACCATGTGACCCTGGCACCCGCATGGCAGAGCACCGCCGAACAGGGCCCCGCGAGCTTGGCTCCCTACGCAGCAGGCCTTTTGGCCGAGCCAGGCGTGATTGCGCTCACGGGGCGCGCCCGCCTCGTGCCGTCCGCCCGGGGGGCGTGGTTCTTTGA
- a CDS encoding sigma-70 family RNA polymerase sigma factor — protein sequence MPPREPHQAPGAPDNGCPPDFSEVYRSHAAQVSLWARRLGGPEIDVEDVTQEVFTVFLRRLDAYDPQRAEIGAYLHGITVRVVQALRRRQRVRRWLGKLWGGERSEHDPVDDQPNPERQLQRQQARALLYGLLEQVPDAQRTAFVLYEIEELDGASIAALTGTSVANVWVRVHRARRTLENLAERHEAALLPMPRQAKPALSKGVK from the coding sequence ATGCCCCCTCGTGAGCCCCACCAAGCCCCAGGTGCCCCCGACAACGGGTGCCCGCCGGACTTTTCCGAGGTTTACCGCAGCCATGCCGCGCAGGTGTCCCTGTGGGCGCGGCGGCTAGGGGGGCCCGAGATCGACGTCGAGGACGTCACACAGGAGGTCTTCACGGTCTTTCTGCGGCGGCTCGACGCCTACGACCCCCAGCGCGCCGAGATCGGCGCCTACCTGCACGGCATCACCGTGAGGGTGGTCCAGGCGCTCCGGCGCCGCCAACGGGTGCGGCGTTGGTTGGGCAAACTCTGGGGTGGTGAACGCAGCGAGCACGATCCCGTGGATGACCAGCCGAACCCCGAAAGACAACTGCAGAGGCAACAAGCGCGGGCCCTGCTTTACGGCCTGCTCGAGCAGGTGCCCGACGCCCAGCGCACCGCCTTCGTGCTTTACGAGATCGAGGAGCTCGACGGCGCGTCGATTGCGGCGTTGACGGGGACCTCGGTGGCCAACGTGTGGGTGCGCGTTCACCGGGCGCGGCGCACGCTGGAAAACCTGGCGGAGCGCCACGAAGCCGCGCTTTTGCCTATGCCCCGGCAAGCCAAGCCGGCCCTGTCGAAAGGTGTCAAATGA
- a CDS encoding energy transducer TonB: MKRRRSRKRPWLSRDDFGGAKVNVASAVFELPKAGRVRTIITALALCCLGAAGLGAALAATPSPTLPREPAPARPMTVELFAPPPPAPPLPEAPQPAPPAVAPRPRANARSRPAAAPQAPAPAPARAAAVVTQEAPAQKVLDLSAFTIASGETTQVVGGATAGAGRGTQPVTGPATIGGVVGGTGTGTRDLSQPVRLPAGEWDCPWPAEADALGIDEQAVILHVTVRPDGRVESAHLRADPGSGFGQAALACAQKARFLPATDVNGQPVRALSGPIRVLFIR; this comes from the coding sequence GTGAAGCGGAGGCGTTCACGCAAGCGCCCCTGGCTGTCGCGGGACGATTTCGGCGGGGCCAAGGTGAATGTGGCCTCGGCCGTGTTCGAGCTGCCGAAAGCCGGACGTGTACGCACGATCATCACCGCGCTGGCGCTCTGCTGCCTGGGTGCCGCTGGCTTGGGCGCCGCCTTGGCCGCCACGCCCTCCCCCACGCTGCCAAGAGAGCCGGCGCCCGCGCGGCCCATGACGGTGGAGCTGTTCGCGCCGCCGCCCCCCGCACCCCCGCTGCCCGAGGCGCCCCAGCCCGCCCCCCCTGCGGTGGCCCCGCGGCCGCGTGCAAACGCTCGGTCCCGGCCAGCGGCCGCGCCGCAAGCCCCTGCGCCCGCACCTGCACGAGCGGCAGCCGTGGTCACGCAGGAGGCGCCCGCGCAGAAGGTGCTGGATCTGTCCGCCTTCACGATCGCCAGCGGTGAAACTACGCAGGTTGTGGGGGGCGCCACGGCGGGGGCCGGACGGGGCACGCAGCCCGTCACGGGCCCGGCCACGATCGGCGGCGTGGTGGGCGGCACGGGGACGGGAACGCGAGACCTATCGCAGCCCGTGCGGTTGCCCGCAGGCGAATGGGACTGCCCCTGGCCTGCGGAAGCCGACGCGCTTGGCATCGACGAACAAGCGGTGATCTTGCACGTGACGGTGCGCCCCGATGGCCGCGTGGAATCTGCCCACCTTCGTGCCGATCCAGGCTCTGGCTTCGGACAAGCCGCCCTGGCCTGCGCCCAAAAGGCGCGCTTCCTTCCGGCCACAGACGTCAATGGCCAGCCGGTGCGTGCCCTCTCGGGTCCCATCCGGGTGCTCTTCATTCGCTGA
- a CDS encoding biopolymer transporter ExbD translates to MAGTIQGRPGGIIEGINMTPLVDIMLVLLVIFIVTAKILVTPSMPLDLPSASQAEDVQVIFAVTIPAKGGIEVNGQPVAGDDGLRAKAKEALASDPDVRAVIQADGQVPHAQVIATLDVLRQAGLSRVAFATQPPQGAPAP, encoded by the coding sequence ATGGCCGGAACCATACAGGGCCGCCCGGGCGGCATCATCGAAGGCATCAACATGACGCCTCTGGTGGACATCATGTTGGTGTTGCTGGTGATCTTCATCGTCACGGCCAAAATCCTCGTCACGCCCTCGATGCCTCTGGATCTGCCAAGCGCGAGCCAGGCCGAGGACGTGCAAGTCATTTTCGCGGTGACCATTCCTGCCAAGGGCGGGATCGAGGTCAACGGTCAGCCGGTCGCGGGAGACGACGGGCTGCGCGCCAAAGCCAAAGAGGCGCTGGCCAGCGATCCAGATGTGCGCGCCGTGATTCAGGCGGACGGTCAGGTGCCGCACGCGCAGGTGATCGCCACGCTCGACGTGCTTCGCCAGGCGGGCCTTTCGCGCGTGGCCTTCGCCACGCAGCCGCCGCAAGGGGCCCCCGCGCCGTGA
- a CDS encoding MotA/TolQ/ExbB proton channel family protein codes for MTLVDTLKAFFLQSGAAWILWFLLALALACTFVAIERFMFFRGRGANLAALARDLETQLAARDLAGARKRLEEDGSVAAAVALAGLRVARLGPASAEKAMQGASAVERERLEARLAFMGTLGNNAPFVGLFGTVIGVIAAFEQLGVGSAGQGQAVSSAVMAGIAEALIATAVGIGVALPAVAGYNYFQRRIAGLLSGTEAVTSVLLAYLLADAPEEATTTNLANGEAPAPQRKLEAMRVLVSPGA; via the coding sequence ATGACTCTGGTCGACACCCTCAAGGCGTTTTTTCTCCAGTCAGGCGCTGCCTGGATTCTGTGGTTTCTGCTGGCGCTCGCGCTGGCCTGCACGTTCGTGGCGATCGAGCGCTTCATGTTTTTCCGGGGGCGCGGCGCCAACCTCGCCGCGCTGGCGCGGGATCTGGAAACGCAGCTTGCCGCGCGTGACCTGGCAGGCGCGCGCAAGCGGCTCGAGGAAGACGGCAGCGTGGCCGCCGCGGTGGCGCTGGCCGGGCTGCGTGTGGCGCGGCTTGGCCCCGCTTCCGCGGAAAAGGCCATGCAAGGCGCCTCGGCGGTAGAGAGGGAGAGGCTCGAAGCGCGCCTCGCCTTCATGGGCACGCTGGGCAACAACGCGCCCTTCGTGGGTCTGTTCGGCACCGTCATCGGTGTGATCGCCGCGTTCGAGCAGCTGGGCGTGGGCAGCGCGGGCCAGGGGCAAGCCGTCTCTTCTGCCGTCATGGCGGGCATCGCCGAAGCGCTCATCGCCACCGCCGTGGGCATCGGCGTCGCGCTGCCGGCCGTGGCAGGTTACAACTACTTCCAACGCCGCATCGCTGGGCTGCTGTCCGGCACGGAAGCCGTGACCAGCGTGCTTTTGGCCTATCTGCTCGCCGACGCCCCCGAAGAGGCGACCACAACGAACCTCGCCAACGGCGAAGCCCCCGCGCCGCAGCGAAAGCTCGAGGCCATGAGGGTCTTGGTCTCCCCCGGAGCCTGA
- a CDS encoding TonB-dependent receptor — MTSSLARRAPSPPHRLPRRALLVLVAWLALLLGPAAARAEHCQSTLDLHVFDALVHEPLGEALVWLDGRQLGTTDARGHLEAASLCETRPLLEVWLAGYQRHRAQIRLGRQLSVEVQLEPIFETTVIEVKPVETPDTRAVAVLSGARLEAKRGQSLSQAVADVPGVAEVRSGSGMAKPMVRGQFGRRLPILVDGVRHRAQDWGIDHAPEMDPFVADRIAIVKGASGVRHGPDAIGGALLLDPPEMPNRPGTRGEAHMLGSHNGLGGAFMGRVQTQPVAIPGLSLQLEGSAKRLAAVSTPDYPLDNTAAAEWSAGAGLSYRTGETSYKLSYRHYDADLGVCSCFRMESAADFLAQLTRQRPIGVELYRADWQISRPYQAVAHDLLLGRAKWTLPRVGKLTVTYALQHDERKEFDIVRSATTVPQFAFRLWTHDAEAVLEHNPVHISDHLHVSGAMGLTGMVQNHAYTGLPLVPDHQAGAAGVYASERLWGHDFELEAGVRYDLLARSASLLRRDFLRLVRSGQLPETGCGPFDAETDPVSCASVFHTLSASLGGLWRPRDRWALKLDLSTASRPPNPDEQYINGTAPSFPVLGLGDPDLGAETTYGASLTANYLGERVSAELSAYGNYVADYIYFAPSLNADGSPVFDVTIRGTFPRFTTRAVNATFYGADGYVSASPLRWLALDLQGAMIRGRNVSDDTYLVFVPPDRVRGTATISREATATLPAFSFAVGGTYVRRQNRFDPAADLAPPPAGYALADASLSVRLRVADRPVHIALQGTNVIASRYREYASLLRYFVDQPGRQITLRITLMFDTNEPRHE; from the coding sequence ATGACCTCTTCCCTCGCCCGTCGGGCGCCCTCGCCGCCTCACCGCTTGCCCAGACGAGCCCTGTTGGTCCTGGTTGCGTGGCTTGCCTTGCTCCTTGGCCCCGCCGCTGCCCGCGCAGAGCACTGCCAGAGCACACTCGATCTGCACGTGTTCGACGCGCTCGTTCACGAGCCGCTCGGCGAGGCCCTCGTCTGGCTCGATGGGCGCCAGCTTGGGACCACGGACGCGCGCGGACACCTCGAGGCGGCAAGCCTGTGCGAGACGCGGCCCCTGCTCGAGGTCTGGCTCGCCGGATACCAGCGGCATCGCGCGCAGATCCGGCTGGGACGGCAATTGTCCGTGGAAGTTCAGCTCGAACCCATCTTCGAAACCACGGTGATCGAGGTCAAGCCCGTCGAGACGCCCGACACGCGGGCCGTGGCGGTGCTGTCTGGTGCGCGGCTCGAGGCCAAGCGCGGACAGTCGCTCTCGCAAGCGGTGGCGGACGTGCCGGGTGTGGCCGAGGTGCGCTCGGGCAGCGGCATGGCCAAGCCGATGGTCAGGGGACAGTTCGGGCGGCGTTTGCCGATTTTGGTCGATGGGGTGCGCCATCGGGCCCAGGACTGGGGCATCGATCATGCCCCCGAGATGGACCCCTTCGTTGCCGACCGCATCGCGATCGTCAAGGGGGCCTCGGGCGTGCGCCATGGCCCCGATGCCATCGGTGGCGCGTTGTTGCTGGATCCTCCCGAGATGCCCAACCGCCCGGGCACGCGCGGTGAGGCCCACATGCTCGGGAGCCACAACGGACTGGGCGGTGCGTTCATGGGCCGCGTTCAGACGCAACCCGTGGCAATCCCAGGGCTGTCCCTTCAGCTCGAAGGCAGCGCAAAACGTCTGGCGGCAGTGTCCACGCCGGACTACCCGCTCGACAACACCGCTGCGGCAGAGTGGTCAGCCGGCGCCGGACTCAGCTACCGAACGGGCGAGACCAGCTACAAGCTCTCGTACCGTCACTACGACGCCGACCTCGGCGTGTGTTCCTGCTTTCGTATGGAGTCGGCCGCGGATTTTCTCGCGCAGCTTACGCGCCAACGCCCCATCGGGGTCGAACTTTACCGGGCCGATTGGCAGATCTCTCGGCCTTACCAGGCGGTGGCCCACGATCTGCTTTTGGGCCGCGCGAAATGGACCTTGCCCCGGGTGGGCAAGCTGACCGTCACCTATGCCCTCCAGCACGATGAGCGCAAGGAATTCGACATCGTGAGAAGTGCCACCACGGTGCCTCAGTTTGCGTTCCGCTTGTGGACCCACGACGCCGAAGCCGTGCTCGAGCACAACCCCGTTCACATCAGCGATCACCTTCACGTGAGCGGTGCCATGGGGCTTACGGGTATGGTGCAAAACCACGCGTACACGGGTCTGCCGCTCGTGCCCGATCACCAAGCCGGAGCCGCAGGCGTGTACGCAAGCGAGCGGCTGTGGGGGCACGACTTCGAGCTCGAAGCGGGCGTGCGCTACGACCTTCTCGCGCGAAGCGCCTCGCTTCTCCGCCGCGATTTTCTGCGGCTCGTGCGCTCGGGACAACTTCCCGAGACGGGCTGTGGTCCCTTCGACGCCGAGACCGATCCGGTCTCGTGCGCCTCCGTGTTTCACACCCTGTCAGCCTCGTTGGGCGGCCTCTGGCGCCCGCGCGACAGATGGGCACTGAAGCTGGATCTTTCCACGGCGTCCCGCCCCCCCAATCCCGACGAACAGTACATCAACGGAACCGCACCTTCGTTCCCCGTGTTGGGACTCGGTGACCCGGACCTCGGCGCCGAAACCACGTACGGTGCCTCGCTTACGGCCAATTACCTGGGGGAAAGGGTCTCGGCAGAGCTTTCCGCATACGGAAACTACGTGGCGGACTACATCTACTTTGCTCCCTCTCTCAACGCCGATGGCAGCCCCGTTTTCGACGTCACCATCAGGGGGACCTTCCCTCGCTTCACGACGCGTGCGGTGAACGCCACCTTCTACGGCGCCGATGGGTACGTGAGCGCTTCACCGCTACGCTGGCTGGCCCTCGACCTGCAAGGGGCGATGATTCGGGGACGCAACGTGAGTGACGATACGTACCTGGTCTTCGTGCCGCCCGACCGGGTGCGGGGCACGGCCACGATCAGCCGAGAGGCCACGGCCACGCTTCCCGCCTTTTCTTTCGCCGTGGGAGGCACCTACGTGCGACGGCAAAACCGGTTCGATCCGGCGGCCGATCTTGCTCCGCCTCCTGCCGGGTATGCGCTCGCCGATGCGTCCTTGTCTGTCAGGCTGCGGGTGGCCGATCGGCCCGTGCACATCGCCTTGCAGGGCACCAACGTTATTGCCAGCCGTTACCGCGAATACGCGAGTCTGCTGCGCTACTTCGTCGATCAACCAGGTCGGCAGATCACTTTACGCATCACCTTGATGTTCGACACCAACGAACCACGACACGAATGA
- a CDS encoding carnosine N-methyltransferase family protein, translating into MPCARPAALVLPPPPLAVAGIPVYLERAHERLSLQALALERTLARWRQQGQLAATAARRRPERAAVMEKLAEAFATNAGVLERVRARLLEVLTADTVLRAVSQTRSDEAAYGAEELLTLVRRDWSHEPEAEAELARMREAVGDALGTHRVGRALVLGAGLGRMADELAAQGFAVHAVELSAPLAIARALLREGNFKAYAIATRNAYRALDQVQGFEARFRPPEPGRTAMSVIADATRLPHADKSVDLVLSVYFTDVVPPAKLIPEVKRVLGPGGRFVHVGPLGYHAPDAVDHLAADDLLDEFRLQSFRVSEPRWFEGAHHALAGSLHECRFHNLAFSAVSEARFFARPVAHAGPGVPYSR; encoded by the coding sequence ATGCCGTGCGCACGCCCCGCCGCCCTGGTTTTGCCACCCCCGCCCCTCGCGGTTGCGGGGATCCCCGTTTACCTCGAGCGGGCGCACGAACGGCTTTCGCTTCAGGCGCTCGCGCTCGAACGCACGCTGGCGCGGTGGCGCCAGCAGGGGCAGTTAGCCGCCACGGCGGCCCGGCGCCGGCCGGAACGCGCAGCGGTCATGGAGAAGCTCGCCGAGGCGTTCGCCACCAACGCCGGCGTGCTCGAGCGCGTGCGGGCGCGGTTGCTCGAGGTGCTGACGGCGGACACCGTCTTGCGCGCGGTGAGCCAGACAAGGTCGGACGAGGCCGCTTACGGCGCCGAGGAGCTGCTCACGCTGGTGCGCCGGGACTGGAGCCACGAGCCCGAGGCCGAGGCGGAGCTCGCGCGCATGCGCGAAGCCGTTGGCGACGCGCTCGGGACGCACCGAGTCGGGCGCGCCCTCGTGCTGGGCGCGGGGCTCGGCCGCATGGCGGACGAACTGGCCGCCCAGGGCTTCGCGGTACACGCCGTCGAGCTCTCCGCGCCGCTGGCGATCGCCCGGGCCCTCTTGCGCGAAGGCAACTTCAAAGCGTATGCGATAGCCACTCGCAATGCTTACCGCGCGCTGGATCAAGTACAGGGCTTCGAGGCCCGCTTTCGTCCCCCCGAGCCCGGGCGGACAGCCATGAGCGTCATCGCCGACGCCACCAGGCTGCCCCACGCAGACAAAAGCGTCGACCTGGTGTTGTCCGTCTACTTCACCGACGTGGTGCCACCGGCGAAGCTGATCCCGGAAGTGAAGCGCGTGCTCGGCCCCGGGGGCCGCTTCGTGCACGTGGGTCCGCTTGGGTATCACGCGCCCGACGCCGTGGATCATCTGGCCGCCGACGACCTGCTCGACGAGTTTCGCCTGCAGAGCTTCCGTGTGTCCGAACCGCGGTGGTTCGAGGGCGCTCACCACGCGCTTGCGGGATCCCTGCACGAGTGCCGCTTTCACAACCTTGCGTTCTCGGCCGTCTCAGAGGCGCGCTTCTTCGCCCGTCCCGTCGCGCACGCGGGCCCTGGCGTCCCGTATTCGCGATGA
- a CDS encoding WD40 repeat domain-containing protein — translation MRARDVDATWRTQISGYPRALDASADGRWLALGLDDGHVQLVRAGTGELDQSLKVHGDALTALSWNPRLPLLASAGEDGAVKLCDMASGTTEEVVPPGDTWAQHVAWNPKGSKLASSVGRRARIHALDGRGHQELPEVESTVAGLAWAPDGQTLGAACYGGVRLFEPKSGRRTRKLDWKGSMLNVAWSPNGKVVACGCQDNSVHFWRLATGRDSMMSGYPQKPSTIAWSHDSALLATGGGMQITVWQFDGKGPEGTMPLVLEAHRTPVTHLCFSPLVKVLASGDRTGEILVWFPDETTTPVRRHRLPARIEALTWALDPDDAQLRLVACDAEGHVAAWSLQA, via the coding sequence ATGAGGGCCCGCGACGTGGACGCCACCTGGCGCACCCAGATCTCTGGATACCCGCGCGCCCTCGACGCCTCGGCGGACGGCCGTTGGCTCGCGCTCGGTCTCGACGATGGCCACGTGCAGCTGGTCCGCGCCGGGACGGGAGAGCTGGACCAGAGTCTGAAGGTCCACGGTGACGCCCTCACCGCGCTGTCGTGGAACCCGCGCTTGCCGCTTTTGGCCAGCGCGGGCGAGGACGGCGCGGTGAAGCTTTGCGACATGGCCAGCGGCACCACGGAGGAGGTGGTCCCACCGGGCGACACCTGGGCGCAGCACGTGGCATGGAACCCCAAGGGCTCGAAGCTGGCCTCTTCAGTGGGTCGGCGGGCGCGGATTCACGCCCTCGATGGGCGCGGGCACCAAGAGCTCCCCGAGGTCGAGAGCACGGTGGCGGGCCTCGCCTGGGCGCCCGACGGTCAGACCTTGGGCGCCGCCTGCTACGGGGGTGTGCGCCTCTTCGAGCCGAAGAGCGGTCGCAGGACCCGCAAGCTCGACTGGAAGGGGTCGATGCTCAACGTCGCCTGGAGCCCGAACGGCAAGGTCGTGGCGTGCGGCTGCCAGGACAACAGCGTGCACTTCTGGCGTCTGGCCACGGGGCGCGACTCGATGATGTCGGGCTATCCCCAAAAGCCCAGCACCATCGCCTGGAGCCACGACAGCGCCCTGCTGGCCACCGGCGGCGGCATGCAGATCACCGTGTGGCAGTTCGACGGCAAGGGTCCCGAAGGCACGATGCCGCTCGTGCTCGAGGCCCATCGCACGCCGGTTACGCACCTTTGCTTCTCGCCCCTGGTCAAGGTGCTGGCCAGCGGGGACAGGACCGGGGAGATCTTGGTGTGGTTCCCCGACGAAACGACCACCCCCGTGCGACGCCATCGTTTGCCCGCCCGCATCGAGGCGCTCACCTGGGCGCTCGACCCCGACGACGCACAGCTACGGCTCGTGGCCTGCGACGCCGAGGGCCACGTGGCGGCGTGGTCCCTGCAAGCCTGA